From a single Paramisgurnus dabryanus chromosome 17, PD_genome_1.1, whole genome shotgun sequence genomic region:
- the LOC135787692 gene encoding D(1C) dopamine receptor, whose protein sequence is MYLRMENSTNHTQDLAHGAQDSEDGDAQNSVRALLGFVLFLLIISTLLGNTLVCAAVVKFRHLRSKVTNFFVISLAVSDLFVAVLVMPWEAISAVTGTWLFGRFCGIWIAFDIMCSTASILNLCIISVDRYWAIASPFRYERKMTHRVAFMMIGVAWTLSILISFIPVQLNWHMAEEGEEGAMGNGTNYTDNCKANLNRTYAISSSLISFYIPVIIMIATYTRIFRIAQTQIRRISSLERAVEQAQNHHQSNDCSNENSLKTTFKKETKVLKTLSIIMGVFVFCWLPFFVINCMVPFCQCVSDTTFTIFVWFGWANSSLNPVIYAFNADFRKAFSSILGCNKIFPSAAVETVNFSNELVSYHHDTTLQKEAQPLVVQLPHAVSNSREEPSLPFDKDSVTSNMSRNHKNLLLPNIAQFECDGEISLDTITPFTSTGLMECEGLPGQIINE, encoded by the coding sequence ATGTACCTAAGGATGGAGAATAGTACAAACCACACACAGGACCTTGCGCACGGAGCGCAGGACAGTGAGGATGGAGACGCACAGAACAGTGTGCGCGCTCTGCTTGGGTTCGTGCTCTTTCTCCTGATCATCTCCACGCTTCTCGGGAACACACTGGTGTGCGCCGCCGTGGTCAAATTCAGGCACTTGCGCTCCAAAGTGAccaacttttttgttatttctttgGCAGTGTCTGACCTCTTCGTGGCGGTACTGGTGATGCCGTGGGAGGCGATATCCGCGGTGACGGGCACGTGGCTCTTCGGCCGATTTTGCGGCATCTGGATCGCCTTTGACATTATGTGCTCCACCGCGTCCATCCTCAACCTGTGCATCATCAGCGTGGACCGCTACTGGGCAATCGCGAGCCCTTTTCGCTACGAGCGCAAGATGACCCACAGGGTGGCTTTCATGATGATCGGGGTGGCGTGGACCCTGTCCATCCTCATCTCCTTTATCCCGGTTCAGCTCAACTGGCACATGGCAGAGGAGGGGGAGGAAGGCGCAATGGGTAACGGCACCAACTATACCGACAACTGCAAAGCCAACCTGAACCGGACGTACGCCATCTCTTCTTCACTGATAAGTTTCTACATTCCTGTTATCATCATGATCGCCACATACACGAGGATATTTCGTATTGCGCAAACACAGATCCGCAGGATCTCCTCTTTGGAGAGGGCAGTGGAACAGGCGCAAAACCACCACCAGTCCAACGACTGCTCTAACGAGAACTCCCTTAAAACCACATTCAAAAAAGAGACCAAAGTTTTAAAAACTCTTTCCATCATCATGGGAGTCTTTGTGTTTTGTTGGCTGCCGTTTTTCGTGATCAACTGCATGGTACCCTTCTGTCAGTGCGTAAGTGACACTACTTTCACCATTTTTGTTTGGTTCGGATGGGCCAATTCCTCTCTAAACCCCGTCATTTACGCATTTAACGCGGACTTCAGAAAGGCCTTCTCGTCTATTTTGGGTTGCAATAAAATTTTCCCCAGCGCCGCAGTGGAGACAGTGAATTTCAGCAATGAGCTGGTGTCCTATCATCACGACACAACGCTACAGAAGGAAGCGCAGCCGCTGGTAGTGCAGCTGCCGCACGCAGTTTCAAACTCTCGGGAGGAACCGAGCCTCCCGTTCGATAAGGATTCAGTTACCTCCAACATGTCCCGAAACCATAAAAACTTGCTGTTGCCTAACATCGCGCAGTTCGAGTGCGACGGGGAGATTTCCCTGGACACTATTACACCATTTACCTCCACCGGACTCATGGAGTGCGAGGGACTCCCTGGCCAAATCATAAACGAATGA